Proteins from a genomic interval of Geodermatophilus obscurus DSM 43160:
- a CDS encoding DUF5318 family protein translates to MPGRRSVVDYSLQRRAVLADVYAGRTGLFEVCDASPYLTRAAKYHGEVTDVACPVCRKERLTLVNYVYGEHLGPTAGQAKTQAELARMDRAQEEFSVYAVQVCRGCGWNHLDCSYVLGAEPEPGRQPRRARRRTATEQL, encoded by the coding sequence GTGCCCGGACGTCGATCCGTCGTGGACTACTCGCTGCAGCGGCGAGCCGTCCTCGCCGACGTGTACGCCGGTCGCACGGGGCTCTTCGAGGTCTGCGACGCCAGTCCGTACCTCACCCGGGCGGCCAAGTACCACGGTGAGGTGACCGACGTCGCCTGCCCGGTGTGCCGCAAGGAGCGGCTCACGCTGGTGAACTACGTCTACGGGGAGCACCTCGGCCCCACGGCCGGCCAGGCGAAGACGCAGGCCGAGCTCGCCCGGATGGACCGCGCGCAGGAGGAGTTCTCCGTCTACGCCGTCCAGGTGTGCCGCGGGTGCGGGTGGAACCACCTGGACTGCTCGTACGTCCTGGGGGCCGAGCCGGAGCCGGGTCGCCAGCCGCGGCGCGCGAGGCGGCGGACGGCCACCGAGCAGTTGTAG
- a CDS encoding PadR family transcriptional regulator → MLEFAILGLLHQSPMHGYELRKQLAQVLGGLRSISYGSLYPALKRLHAAGYVTTDEPDRRAPLPADAPPLTGRRGKVVYTITAEGKERFHELVGQAGPETYDDGGLFGVRLAFFRHTAADVRLRILEGRRRTVERQREGLRASLSRTRERLDRYTLELQRHGLESVDREVRWLAELIDRELTDGQRRRDDGATPGDPPAQAPPEP, encoded by the coding sequence GTGCTCGAGTTCGCCATCCTGGGTCTGCTCCACCAGTCGCCGATGCACGGCTACGAGCTGCGAAAACAGCTCGCCCAGGTGCTCGGCGGGCTGCGCAGCATCTCCTACGGGTCGCTCTACCCCGCGCTCAAGCGGCTGCACGCGGCCGGGTACGTCACCACCGACGAGCCGGACCGCCGCGCCCCCCTGCCGGCCGACGCACCGCCGCTGACCGGCCGGCGCGGCAAGGTGGTCTACACGATCACCGCCGAGGGCAAGGAGCGCTTCCACGAGCTGGTCGGCCAGGCCGGTCCGGAGACGTACGACGACGGCGGGCTCTTCGGCGTCCGCCTGGCGTTCTTCCGGCACACCGCCGCGGACGTCCGGCTGCGCATCCTCGAGGGTCGCCGCCGCACCGTCGAACGGCAGCGCGAGGGCCTACGGGCCTCGCTGAGCCGGACCCGCGAGCGCCTGGACCGCTACACCCTCGAACTCCAGCGCCACGGCCTGGAATCGGTCGACCGCGAGGTCCGCTGGCTGGCGGAGCTCATCGACCGCGAGCTGACCGACGGTCAGCGGCGTCGAGACGACGGCGCCACCCCGGGGGACCCACCGGCACAGGCGCCACCCGAGCCCTGA
- a CDS encoding inositol-3-phosphate synthase produces MGSVKVAIVGVGNCAASLVQGVQYYRDADETTSVPGLMHVRFGEYHVSDVEFVAAFDVDAKKVGRDLSEAIIASENNTIKICDVPPVGVQVQRGTTLDGLGRYYREVVEESDEQPVDVVAALRESGADVLVCYLPVGSQQAAEFYAQCALDAGVAFVNALPVFIAGTEEWADKFTAAGVPIVGDDIKSQVGATITHRVLAKLFEDRGVQLDRTMQLNVGGNMDFKNMLERERLESKKISKTQSVTSQVDRDMGAGNVHIGPSDHVPWLSDRKWAYVRLEGRAFGDVPLNLEYKLEVWDSPNSAGIIIDAVRAAKIAKDRGIGGPILSASSYFMKSPPVQYSDSEARDAVEAFIRGDIER; encoded by the coding sequence ATGGGATCCGTCAAGGTCGCCATCGTCGGCGTCGGCAACTGCGCCGCCTCGCTGGTGCAGGGTGTCCAGTACTACCGCGACGCCGACGAGACGACGTCGGTGCCGGGCCTGATGCACGTCCGTTTCGGCGAGTACCACGTCAGCGACGTGGAGTTCGTCGCGGCGTTCGACGTCGACGCCAAGAAGGTCGGCCGCGACCTGTCCGAGGCCATCATCGCCAGCGAGAACAACACCATCAAGATCTGCGACGTCCCGCCGGTGGGCGTGCAGGTGCAGCGCGGCACCACCCTCGACGGCCTGGGCCGGTACTACCGCGAGGTGGTCGAGGAGTCCGACGAGCAGCCGGTCGACGTCGTCGCCGCGCTGCGCGAGTCCGGTGCCGACGTCCTCGTCTGCTACCTGCCCGTGGGCTCGCAGCAGGCCGCCGAGTTCTACGCGCAGTGCGCCCTGGACGCCGGCGTCGCCTTCGTGAACGCGCTGCCGGTGTTCATCGCCGGCACCGAGGAGTGGGCGGACAAGTTCACCGCGGCCGGCGTCCCGATCGTGGGCGACGACATCAAGAGCCAGGTGGGCGCCACCATCACCCACCGCGTGCTGGCCAAGCTCTTCGAGGACCGCGGCGTGCAGCTCGACCGCACGATGCAGCTCAACGTCGGCGGCAACATGGACTTCAAGAACATGCTCGAGCGCGAGCGGCTGGAGTCCAAGAAGATCTCGAAGACCCAGTCGGTCACCTCGCAGGTCGACCGGGACATGGGTGCCGGCAACGTGCACATCGGCCCGTCGGACCACGTGCCGTGGCTCTCGGACCGCAAGTGGGCCTACGTGCGCCTGGAGGGCCGCGCGTTCGGCGACGTCCCGCTGAACCTGGAGTACAAGCTCGAGGTCTGGGACTCCCCGAACTCCGCCGGCATCATCATCGACGCCGTCCGCGCCGCGAAGATCGCCAAGGACCGCGGTATCGGCGGCCCCATCCTCTCCGCGTCGTCCTACTTCATGAAGAGCCCGCCGGTGCAGTACAGCGACAGCGAGGCCCGCGACGCCGTGGAGGCGTTCATCAGAGGCGACATCGAGCGCTGA